The following proteins come from a genomic window of Panthera leo isolate Ple1 chromosome E2, P.leo_Ple1_pat1.1, whole genome shotgun sequence:
- the LOC122208712 gene encoding zinc finger protein 571 isoform X2, producing MLENYSNLISLAGCAIPKPDVFSLLEQGKDPWMVTRAMTRRWSSDLESSCETKKSSPEKGAYEMESLQWENRRKPISHNFDYNGLRDNMEGKGKFEDQQGSQEGLYMHMKITYGEKATQSHSVSPTLHPLNPTREKLYKCKEYEQAFSYLSCLTPHEKSHNKEKHSEVKKRRKTFSKKPTYIQHQRIQNGEKPYECMECGKAFGRSSDLIQHQKIHTNEKPYQCKACGKAFIRGSQLTEHQRVHTGEKPYECKKCGKAFSYCSQYTLHQRIHSGEKPYECKECGKSFILGSQLTYHQRIHSGEKPYECKECGKAFILGSHLTYHQRVHTGEKPYRCKECGKAFLCASQLNEHQRIHTGEKPYECKECGKAFFRGSQLTYHLRVHTGERPYKCKECGKAFISNSNLTQHQRIHTGEKPYKCKECEKAFICGKQLSEHQRIHTGEKPFECKECGKAFIRGAYLTQHEKIHGEKHYECKECGKTFFRATQLTYHQRIHTGEKPYKCKECDKAFIYGSQLSEHQRIHRGEKPYECKQCGKAFIRGSHLTEHLRTHSGEKPYECKECGKAFSRGSELTLHQRIHTGEKPYACVQCGKDFRRHSQLTQHMRLHN from the coding sequence ACTTGGAATCCAGTTGTGAGACCAAAAAGTCATCTCCAGAAAAGGGAGCTTATGAAATGGAATCACTGCAATGGGAAAATAGGAGGAAACCTATCAGCCATAATTTTGATTACAATGGTCTTAGAGATAATATGGAGGGCAAAGGCAAATTTGAGGATCAACAGGGAAGTCAGGAAGGACTTTACATGCACATGAAAATTACCTATGGAGAAAAGGCCACCCAAAGCCATTCTGTGTCACCTACTCTTCATCCACTAAATCCTACCAGGGAAAAATTGTACAAATGTAAGGAATATGAACAAGCTTTCAGCTACCTGTCATGCCTTACTCCACATGAGAAAagccataataaagaaaaacactctGAAGTTAAGAAACGTAGGAAGACCTTCAGCAAAAAGCCAACATATATTCAACATCAGAGGATTCAGAATGGTGAAAAGCCTTATGAGTGTatggaatgtgggaaggcctttggTCGTAGTTCTGATCTGATTCAACATCAGAAAATTCATACTAATGAAAAACCTTATCAGTGTAAGGCATGTGGGAAAGCTTTTATTCGTGGTTCACAGCTCACTGAACATCAGAGAgttcatacaggagagaaaccatatgaatgtaagaaatgtggaaaagcctttagtTATTGTTCACAATATACTCTCCATCAGAGAATTCACAGTGGTGAAAAACCCTATGAATGCAAGGAATGTGGGAAGTCCTTTATTCTTGGCTCTCAACTTACTTACCATCAGAGAATTCATAGTGGTGAGAAACCCTATGAGTGTAAGGAATGTGGAAAGGCCTTTATTCTTGGTTCACACCTTACTTATCATCAAAGAGTTCATACTGGTGAAAAGCCTTACAgatgtaaagaatgtgggaaggcctttttATGTGCCTCCCAACTTAATGAACATCAGCGAATCCATACaggtgagaaaccctatgaatgtaaagaatgtgggaaggcctttttTCGTGGCTCACAACTTACTTACCATTTGAGAGTTCATACAGGTGAGAGACCCTATAAGTGtaaagaatgtggaaaagcctttattTCTAATTCTAATCTTActcaacatcagagaattcatacaggTGAAAAACCctacaaatgtaaagaatgtgaGAAGGCCTTCATTTGTGGCAAACAGCTTAGtgaacatcagagaattcatacaggTGAGAAACCCTTTGAATGTAAGGAGTGTGGAAAGGCTTTTATTCGTGGTGCATATCTTACTCAACATGAGAAAATTCATGGTGAGAAACattatgaatgtaaggaatgtgggaagaccTTTTTTCGTGCCACACAACTTACATATCACCAGAGAATTCATACAGGTGAGAAACCCTACAAATGTAAGGAATGTGACAAGGCTTTTATTTATGGCTCACAACTTAGTGAGCACCAGAGAATTCATAGAGGTgaaaaaccctatgaatgtaagcagtgtgggaaggcctttatTCGTGGTTCACATCTTACTGAACATCTAAGAACTCATTctggtgagaaaccctatgaatgtaaggaatgtgggaaggcctttagtCGTGGCTCAGAACTTACTCTACATCAAAGGAtccatactggtgagaaaccttaTGCATGTGTCCAATGTGGTAAAGACTTTAGACGTCATTCACAACTTACTCAACATATGAGGCTTCATAATTGA